A stretch of Gossypium hirsutum isolate 1008001.06 chromosome A06, Gossypium_hirsutum_v2.1, whole genome shotgun sequence DNA encodes these proteins:
- the LOC107962726 gene encoding protein phosphatase 2C 56 produces the protein MEPPREDKEEQRVCRVNSLLEPDLTSTSSSVSSILSWEDSRSTTSSGDISGTSGSSGEILTAEAVIPRLLEPAPACGELDVTVTATEKCVGRNNKGVTWGFTSVIGRRREMEDAISVIPAFMSHKCDHVGGCTAPGSKTSAEISPIHFFGVYDGHGGSQVAKFCAERMHGVIAEEWGREVVDNTGWQRRWEVAFSSSFERADNEVHTAAVAPEMVGSTAVVAVLSSCQIITSNCGDSRAVLCRGTDTIPLTVDQKPDRQDELMRIEREGGRVINWNGARVFGVLAMSRAIGDRYLRPWIIPVPEITFMTRNSEDECLILASDGLWDVMSNEEAGEIARCVLRRRRRYLMADGVSAAQVVADNLTEIAMGRNSSDNISIIVVDLKPKRKRQPRQWRLKKENHVSFINYHLIQSLLFN, from the exons ATGGAACCTCCACGGGAAGATAAAGAGGAACAGCGAGTCTGCCGAGTCAACTCACTCCTCGAACCGGACTTGACTTCAACCAGCTCAAGCGTGTCCTCGATTCTCAGCTGGGAGGATTCTAGAAGCACGACGAGTTCGGGCGATATCTCCGGCACGAGCGGGAGTTCCGGTGAGATATTAACGGCGGAGGCTGTGATTCCCCGGTTGCTCGAGCCTGCGCCCGCTTGTGGAGAGTTGGATGTGACGGTAACGGCGACGGAGAAGTGCGTTGGGAGGAATAATAAGGGAGTAACGTGGGGTTTTACTTCGGTGATTGGGAGACGGAGAGAGATGGAAGACGCTATCTCCGTTATACCGGCGTTCATGTCCCACAAGTGCGATCACGTCGGAGGCTGTACGGCTCCCGGTTCTAAAACATCCGCTGAAATCTCTCCTATCCACTTTTTCGGCGTCTATGATGGCCACGGTGGTTCACAG GTGGCTAAATTTTGTGCTGAGAGGATGCATGGAGTGATAGCGGAGGAATGGGGGCGTGAAGTGGTTGACAACACTGGATGGCAGAGGAGATGGGAAGTGGCATTTTCCTCTAGTTTTGAGAGAGCTGACAATGAAGTCCACACCGCTGCTGTAGCACCAGAAATGGTGGGATCAACTGCTGTCGTTGCAGTTTTATCTAGTTGCCAGATAATTACATCTAATTGTGGTGATTCAAGGGCTGTGCTATGCCGGGGAACTGATACAATTCCATTAACTGTTGATCAGAAG CCTGATAGACAGGACGAGCTCATGAGAATTGAAAGAGAAGGAGGGAGAGTCATAAACTGGAATGGTGCCAGGGTATTTGGAGTTCTTGCAATGTCCAGAGCTATAG GTGATCGGTATTTAAGGCCATGGATAATTCCAGTGCCAGAGATTACCTTCATGACCAGGAACAGTGAGGATGAGTGTTTGATACTGGCCAGCGACGGGTTATGGGATGTGATGAGCAATGAAGAGGCAGGGGAGATAGCTCGGTGCGTACTAAGACGGCGGCGCAGGTATTTGATGGCAGATGGAGTTTCAGCGGCACAAGTGGTAGCTGATAACCTGACCGAAATTGCAATGGGACGAAACAGTTCAGATAATATATCAATTATCGTTGTGGATTTAAAACCCAAAAGGAAACGCCAGCCAAGGCAGTGGAGATTGAAGAAGGAGAACCATGTTTCCTTCATCAATTACCACCTAATCCAATCCCTTCTCTTCAACTAA
- the LOC107962725 gene encoding putative ABC transporter B family member 8 yields the protein MGSAEKTELGKNEFPRERERRHNICIIFRYADWVDILLMVLGTIGAIGDGMSTNWLILFVSRIMNSLGYGSNSQQNNNNFMGEVEKCTLYFTYLGLGSMVVAFMEGYCWSKTSERQVLKIRYKYLEAILRQEVGFFDSQEATTSEVINSISKDTSLIQEVLSEKVPLFVMNTTAFFSGLAFSAYLSWRLALVVFPTILLLIIPGILYGKYLLYISKKASKEYGKANTIVEQALSSIKTVYSFTAERRIVERYTAILDRAVKLGLKQGIAKGLAVGSTGISFAIWAFVAWYGSHLVMYKGESGGRVYTAGLCFILGGLALGVALADLKYFTEATVAAASIFSRIDRTPLIQSEDTKGIVLDTIRGDIEFDNVNFVYPSRPDSLVLKHFNLKVEAGKTVALVGASGSGKSTAIALVQRFYDANDGVVKIDGVDIRTLQLKWIRGKMGLVSQEHALFGTSIKENIMFGKLDATMDEVMTAAMAANAHNFIRQLPQGYETKIGERGALLSGGQKQRIAIARAIIKNPVILLLDEATSALDSESETLVQNALDQASMGRTTLVVAHKLSTVRNADLIAVVNNGSIIEMGSHNDLINMKDGHYAQLTKLQRQFSSDDHEQNPETRLPSAGRMSGGRLSTAKSSPSPSPSFFATPLPNIESPKPVSHPPPSFRRLLSLNSPEWKHGLMGSLSAIAFGAVQPVYALTIGGMISAFFAKSHQEMQARIRTYAFIFSLLTLLSVILNLIQQYNFAYMGERLTRRIRSRMLEKILSFEAAWFDEEKNSTGALCSSLSNQASMVKTLVADRISLLVQTTSAVTIAMIIGLVVAWKLAIVMIAVQPLAIMCFYTRKVLLSSVSTNFVKAQNQSTQIAVEAVYNHRIVTSFGSLGKVLQLFDEAQEEPRKEARKKSWLAGIGMGSAQSLTFMSWALDFWYGGTLVQKGEISAGDVFKTFFILVSTGKVIAEAGSMTSDLAKGSTAVASVFEILDRQSSISPGSQGDGTNGIKLERMSGKIELKKVDFAYPSRPETLVLRQFSLEVKPGRSVGLVGKSGCGKSTVVGLIQRFYDVEMGSVRVDGIDIRGLDVQWYRRQMALVNQEPVIFSGTIRDNIVFGKLDASENEVVEAARAANAHEFISALKEGYETECGERGVQLSGGQKQRIAIARAIIRNPKILLLDEATSALDVQSEQVVQEALDRIMVGRTTVVIAHRLNTIKKVDSIAFVADGKVVEQGTYAQLKNQHGAFSKLASLQT from the exons ATGGGCTCTGCAGAGAAGACTGAGTTAGGGAAAAATGAGTTCCCAAGGGAGAGGGAAAGAAGGCATAACATATGCATAATTTTCAGATATGCTGATTGGGTCGATATTCTGCTAATGGTATTGGGTACCATTGGAGCTATTGGCGATGGAATGTCGACCAACTGGTTGATACTCTTTGTAAGCCGCATAATGAACAGCTTGGGTTATGGTAGTAATTCccaacaaaataataacaattttatgGGAGAGGTCGAAAAG TGCACCTTATACTTTACATACTTGGGACTAGGAAGCATGGTGGTGGCTTTCATGG AAGGGTACTGTTGGAGCAAAACCAGCGAGCGGCAAGTGCTGAAGATTCGTTACAAGTATTTGGAAGCAATTCTTAGACAAGAAGTTGGGTTTTTTGACTCACAGGAGGCTACCACTTCAGAAGTCATCAACAGCATATCTAAAGATACATCTCTCATACAAGAAGTCCTTAGTGAAAAG GTTCCATTATTTGTGATGAATACAACAGCCTTCTTCTCAGGCCTGGCATTTTCAGCATATCTTTCATGGAGGTTGGCTCTAGTAGTTTTCCCAACAATACTATTGCTGATAATTCCAGGAATACTTTATGGAAAGTACCTTTTGTATATCTCCAAGAAAGCTTCCAAGGAGTATGGAAAGGCAAACACCATAGTGGAGCAGGCACTAAGCTCCATTAAAACGGTGTATTCCTTCACAGCAGAAAGGAGAATCGTGGAGAGATATACAGCAATATTGGATAGGGCGGTGAAGTTGGGATTGAAGCAAGGGATAGCCAAAGGGTTGGCAGTGGGAAGCACAGGGATTTCTTTTGCAATATGGGCTTTCGTTGCTTGGTATGGAAGTCATTTGGTAATGTACAAAGGAGAAAGTGGAGGAAGAGTTTATACGGCTGGTCTCTGCTTTATATTGGGTGGCCT GGCACTCGGAGTAGCACTGGCTGATCTCAAGTACTTCACGGAAGCCACGGTTGCCGCTGCAAGCATCTTCTCTAGGATCGACCGTACTCCCCTAATCCAGAGCGAGGATACCAAAGGCATCGTGTTGGACACAATCCGAGGAGACATAGAGTTCGACAACGTCAATTTCGTATACCCTTCTCGACCCGATTCCCTCGTTCTCAAACATTTCAACCTCAAAGTTGAAGCAGGCAAAACCGTGGCACTTGTTGGTGCCAGTGGAAGCGGCAAATCCACCGCCATTGCTTTGGTGCAACGGTTTTATGATGCCAACGATGGGGTAGTGAAGATCGATGGTGTTGATATAAGAACACTGCAATTGAAATGGATCAGAGGTAAAATGGGGCTTGTTAGTCAAGAACATGCCTTATTTGGGACTTCCATCAAGGAAAATATAATGTTCGGGAAGCTAGATGCTACCATGGATGAAGTTATGACCGCTGCCATGGCTGCTAATGCTCATAATTTTATAAGACAGCTTCCTCAAGGCTATGAAACCAAG ATAGGGGAACGAGGAGCACTGTTGTCAGGAGGACAAAAGCAGCGAATCGCGATTGCTAGAGCCATTATCAAGAACCCTGTGATACTGCTACTTGATGAGGCAACGAGTGCCCTTGATTCTGAATCAGAAACACTAGTCCAAAATGCACTTGATCAGGCCTCCATGGGAAGAACCACCCTA GTTGTTGCCCACAAGCTTTCCACTGTTCGAAATGCAGACCTCATTGCAGTTGTTAACAATGGTAGTATCATAGAAATGGGATCCCACAACGATCTCATAAACATGAAGGACGGCCACTATGCACAACTTACAAAGCTGCAAAGACAATTCAGCTCCGATGACCATGAACAAAATCCAGAAACGCGCCTTCCATCTGCAGGAAGAATGAGTGGCGGCAGGCTAAGCACTGCCAAATCAAGCCCAAGCCCAAGCCCCAGTTTCTTCGCTACGCCGTTGCCTAATATCGAAAGTCCGAAACCAGTATCTCATCCCCCTCCTTCCTTCCGTAGGCTTCTCTCTCTAAATTCCCCAGAATGGAAGCATGGTTTGATGGGTAGCCTCTCGGCTATAGCTTTTGGAGCTGTTCAACCTGTTTATGCTTTAACCATTGGTGGAATGATTTCAGCCTTTTTTGCAAAAAGTCACCAAGAAATGCAGGCTCGAATACGCACATacgctttcatattttctttgcttACATTGCTCTCTGTCATTCTCAATCTTATTCAGCAATATAATTTTGCTTACATGGGCGAGCGGTTAACCAGGAGAATCCGAAGTCGAATGCTGGAAAAAATATTGTCCTTCGAAGCCGCTTGGTTTGATGAAGAAAAAAACTCTACAGGAGCTTTATGCTCGAGTTTGAGCAATCAGGCTTCGATGGTTAAGACACTCGTCGCAGACCGAATCTCGTTATTAGTTCAAACCACTTCTGCTGTTACCATCGCGATGATTATCGGGCTAGTCGTGGCTTGGAAGTTAGCAATAGTGATGATTGCAGTCCAACCTCTCGCAATTATGTGTTTCTACACACGAAAAGTTTTGCTTTCTAGCGTCTCAACTAATTTCGTCAAGGCACAAAATCAAAGTACTCAAATAGCAGTGGAAGCTGTGTATAATCATAGAATTGTAACTTCATTTGGGAGCCTAGGTAAGGTTCTTCAACTTTTCGATGAGGCTCAAGAGGAACCAAGGAAAGAGGCTAGGAAAAAATCATGGCTAGCGGGGATTGGTATGGGGTCAGCTCAAAGCCTAACATTTATGTCATGGGCTTTAGATTTTTGGTATGGAGGTACATTGGTTCAAAAGGGAGAGATATCTGCAGGGGATGTGTTTAAGACATTCTTTATCTTGGTGAGCACTGGAAAGGTCATAGCCGAAGCTGGAAGTATGACCTCAGATCTAGCCAAGGGCTCAACTGCAGTGGCATCGGTGTTTGAGATCCTTGATCGGCAATCCTCCATTTCTCCAGGGTCTCAA GGAGATGGCACAAATGGAATAAAGCTAGAAAGAATGAGTGGAAAGATAGAGCTGAAGAAGGTTGATTTTGCATATCCAAGCCGGCCGGAGACGCTAGTGTTGCGTCAATTTAGCTTGGAGGTGAAACCAGGCAGAAGCGTTGGACTAGTTGGGAAAAGTGGATGCGGGAAATCAACTGTGGTTGGATTAATCCAAAGATTTTATGATGTTGAAATGGGGTCGGTGAGAGTGGATGGTATCGACATAAGAGGACTAGACGTTCAATGGTACAGGAGGCAAATGGCACTGGTCAACCAAGAGCCAGTTATATTTTCAGGCACCATCCGGGACAACATTGTGTTCGGAAAGCTTGACGCATCAGAGAATGAAGTTGTGGAAGCAGCTAGAGCAGCAAATGCTCATGAATTCATCTC GGCACTGAAGGAAGGATACGAAACAGAATGCGGAGAAAGAGGAGTGCAATTATCAGGAGGACAGAAACAAAGAATAGCTATAGCTAGAGCTATAATTAGGAACCCGAAAATACTTTTACTAGACGAGGCGACTAGCGCTCTCGATGTGCAATCTGAACAAGTTGTTCAAGAAGCATTGGATCGAATCATGGTGGGAAGGACCACAGTGGTGATAGCTCATCGGCTTAACACAATAAAAAAGGTTGATTCAATTGCATTTGTGGCCGATGGGAAGGTTGTGGAGCAAGGTACCTATGCTCAGCTCAAGAACCAGCACGGAGCATTTTCCAAGCTTGCAAGCCTTCAAACATAA